CGTCGTCCACGTGGATGGGGATCAGGCTGCCGTATTGCTGCAAAGACTCTTCTAGAATCCCTGCACAGGcccaagaaaaaacaacaacatattaaCATATAGAGTCTTTGAACAGTTCCTAAATAGAAAATTCTAATCACAATACAGAATAATTCCTACAAAAAACAATTAAGCTTGTACAACAGGTCCTGCAGTTCGCCTGttgcattacaatgcaataaCCAATATTGCATTGTAAAAAGGTACGTACAGGTATTTACACTTATTTCCACActatatcccatgatgcatagcAGTGTTCATTATCATTGGACGAATCACCTGATGTCGACACATCGATCGCCTTCCTGCGCATAAATCACCTCTAACCTCCCCTTATTCTCATCCCTGTTTGCTAAATAGAGAATAAGGATCCGGCCACGGGTGGAACCAGCGAAGGCCTCCTTACCGGTCACGCAGCTCATGTGTTCCTCCGTCAGGGCCAGCTCCACGGGCTTGTCCCTGGCCGCGAACGAGATCTCCGCCTCCCGccgggccgccgccgcctccatgGAGCCATCGCGCCGGCCACTCACCACGCATCCGTTCAGCCGCTCgtctgccgggggggggggggacgtcaaTAATAATTATGGTAAAAATCATTGAAATCacaattattcaaacgattatttttgagttcgtctctcccaaaaacactTTCTAACTGAGAACTTGGAAATTTCGGCTTAAAGCAATACAGAAAAGCCAGATGTACAGAAATGTATCCAGCCGTTCTTTCTATGAAATCGAAAAATTGATtttattagttttgtgatcgtttgacgctgaaATCGTGAAATCCGATGAATCGCCCAGTCCTAATAACAATGCAACGCCCCTGCAGAGAAAGGCTTCTCCTCCTACCTGTCTCGGACTCTGagaacctctcctcctcctcctcctcctcctcctccccgtcgccTGAGGACGGCGAGCCCCTGTGCCGGGTGTCCCTCTTCGGCTGGCCGTAGAACGTGTACCTCTGCCATCTCCGGGCGCGCCGGTGCTTCACGACCCCGGCCCACAGCGCCCGCTGGCGCCAGGACCTCCAGTGCTGGGCCAGGCGGAAGCGGCCCCCTCCggcgccaccaccaccagccgaCGCCGCCCCCTGCAGCCCCCGCAGCTGGCGGAGGCGGCGCAGCGCCCTGAACCCGCTGAAACGCGAGCCGCGGACGACTGGTCGGGGCCGCGGCGAGTCGTCCTCGGCGTCGCCACGGTAACCGGCGACGGGGACGTCGAGGCTCTCGACGCTGGGCAGGCCTCCGCCGTAcgggaggagctgctgctgctgctgctgctgctggtgggggtgggggtgggggtgttgcggatgctgctgctgctgctggtggtggtggtggtggtgtggcggCGGTTGTGGGTGGAGGGGCTGGTTGGACTGGGAGGGAAATTGGGCGCCCTCCCACTCCTGCTCCGATTCCCCatcgtcctcctcgtcttcctcctcctcgtcccatATCTCCCCTTCgaattcttcctcctcctcctcctcctcctcaaagtTGTTTTCCGcctcctcaaagtggttttccGCCTCCTCGTCGCCTATTGTCTCGATTCcgtcctcttcgtcctcctctaCATATTCCCCCTTCCAGACCTTTTCCTTCTGCCCCAGCTTCAGTTGCATGGGGCTGGGCACACTGTGGCCTGATGCAGGGTCTAGGAGGTGATCCCCAGGTATCCCAcctataaaaataataaatgttaagACAAATGCCAGACAGTATGATTGCAGAGTACGCACTGTACGATTGCACATGAACAACATAGCCTCGTTCTAAGCTAAGAAAGTCTGCATGCATATCAGTAATTCATCTCTGAAACGCAAACTCCTCAATAGACATACTTTTAGGAATATATAACACAAAACGACCATTCCGGAAATATTTATTCTTTTATTGATGGTAACACTACAGAAAAATATTACCATACAAATGAAATTCCAAGTGTTTGGTATTTGCTATTGAACATTTTGAATTTGAATCTGAATAATAGTATAAGTCCATCCATCCGTCAATTGTTTGGAAGAATAGTACTAGTACAATAAAATGGGCCTACCTCCTCCGGTGTCTTCCTGGCCCACAGCGGTCAGGCCCAGATCCCCCTGCCAGCGGTTCTGCGCGAGGCTACCGCCGCCGTCTCTCATGATCCACGGGCACCCCACAACCTGCGCCAGCTCGTCGCCTGAGGACACCCCCAACGAGAGGGCACGCACAATTAGAATTGTGTTTAGAGTCTGGCTATGCATTGATTAACGTTCCTTATGGCAAATATCTCTGGCAAAAAGGTGACTTAAAAACAATCACACCCCACAAACGATGCGCCTATAGGACGATTGCTGCTGTGGATCATTCAGTCATTCTAGATTCAACATTTTGTGATTTCTGCAGGATCTTTGGCCAAACCCTAACCTACATTGGGGAGACTGTAGACATTGAAGAGTGGAAAACGAAATGGTTTGGATATTGGCCCTTATAACTCATTCatcgctttaaaaaaaaatatttaaaggaTGAATCGCAGTAAATACCACATGTACGGATGGTACAGTAACCATTACGACATGGATATTAACCTGAGATGTTTGCAACCCTACTAGCTGCCTCCATTACCTGCGTTTTCCAAATCGTTCATGTTTCTTAATGCTTATTGTCCAATTATATAACAAAGTTACGATTCAATGCAATTTCAAGCATGCAGTTGCAATTAGCACAGCTATGTGCCCCTATTATAAGCCACAGTCTTTTAGTGATATCCTCCAATAAATGCAGAGCTCCGCtccatgcatgtatgtatgtgccgGTGAGCTTCTGAAAACGCCACCAGAAACAGCGGGATACACAGCAACGTAAGGCGATAGCGTCATAAATTCACATGTTTTATTAGATACATGAAATAGCCAAGGAAACGACGTGCTAAGCACACAGTCGCTAAGATGTGAAGTGTTGTGCAGAAAACAGTCCCACCCGATGCTAGTGTTGTTACATGCCGATCGTGTGGGTAGTTAGCATCGTCAGCATCCATTACAGAGATAGCGGTGAGCTCTCGTCGTTTTTATTGTAAAGCCACTCTTCTACAAACAGCGCTAATAACATGCAGGTACGACCGTACACTATTTTTGcatccaaaaagtaaaaaatgcaGGAGGACGTGCGTTGCTAATGGCTAACGGCGGCTGCTGTGAGGTGGAAGCTAACGGCTACCTAGCGAGCCAAACATTAAACCACTTCTAGTGGGCCCGTGTTACCACAAGAAACCCACTGTATCGTATACGTACCGTTTACCTGCAGTTTTATATGAATGTGATTCCAGTATGGAGCGAAATGTGGGCCGTGCCTTTTAATGTTGTGGTTGGATCAGAAGCTAATGTGGCTAGCCCTCATTCAATGAAGGCAGGTGTCGCTTCGGTGGAACAGCCAGATGTCACCTCCTCACTTTGATCTTTCTCCGGTTTCCGGACGCGATAAATTACAAATTGTGATCCGACATTGGATGATATCGATTCAAAAGCATGAGTCTGTTCTACGCAGATTTTCTTATTTCACCGCAGAAGCGAGTTTTGAAATAAATAAGGCTGGGGATCGTTTAGCCGAACCATAACAAGCCCGTCGCCCAACATTTGCGTCATCTTTATTGGACGACGCTGTGTGGGGGACTCGCTTGCGTACCACGGGTCAATAGAAAATCAGAGCGACCAAACTTTCGACCCTCCTGTCATTACTTTATACACGAATTTATATAAGATGCTCCGATCCAATGTGCAATGAAACCCCGCGACACGAATGTAAATAGCTCCTTATTCTACTCAAATGTGATATCACATTTGAATAGAATTCACCTGTTGCAACCTTGTTAAATAAATTGATGTAAGATCTAAAACCACCAGAAAACAAAATATAGCTTGTTTGTTCCCTGTTTGTGCGTTGACCAAGCTTTGGTCATAAGATATTTTATTACAAATTCACCTGTTGCAAacttgttaaataaatgtagcTTATAGTTACGTGATTGGTATTTGATTAGTATTTGTATTGCCTTCACAATGCGATAGGCCTACTGCACTTTTATATCATCTAGGGCTAGGCTACCCCCTGTTTTGCATTACGTAGCAAATGCAGTTACTTTTCTAAAAGCCTTCTGCTGTGGGTGATTGCAAACGTACACAATAAATGATTCATATATCATATCTTATATCATATAACGTTTCTTATATACTAGcgtggttagtgtgtgtgtgtgtgtgtgtgcgtgtgcgtgtgcgtgtgcgtgtgcgtgtgtgtgttatagagatggagaaagataaTATTTGCTACAAACAATGGCAACTAACAGTTATATTTGCATGCAGTTTGTGCAACAAAATGTACAAACATGACCTACAAAATTCAGTAGTTATAACACAGTAAGATCTCGCGATAGTGTTAACCTGTATGAACCTATATTTCAGAGCACTGATAAGCTACATTGAACCATGGATACATTTTTAATAACCGAATAACACCGTCCTGTTTTACAGCATGGTACTGTATGGGTAAGGTCGTAATTTGTAGGAAATTAAACTTTGGATTTATATATTTCacatttcattacatttatatagcgcctttgtAAATACACAAAGAGATTAAACTATTAAATTCCAcggtcaaatatttttttatgaatcaaGAAATTCAACAAACCGTAGCCCCTCTCACCGGTAGTGACGACACATACCGCAACGACACGCCCACACTCAACCTCAGTCTTCTTACTCTCTTTCGCTGCCTGCGACTGTCCTGTGTCAGTCCGCACAATTACCTCAGGTAAGGCCGGCCCACTTTATTACAcgttatttattctttattacCAGTGACTGAATTCTGTAAATGGTTTTTTTGAAGTCGTTTTAAAGCACTCAATCCAACATTGTTATTTTATCACTCATAGCAGCAACGATTGTGTTTGTAGCGTAGAAACGGTCGACTGCAAGGGATGAGTGACAACATTGGGGTAACTTTCCTGTCCATTGCGTCCATGGATCAAGCTCAGTTGTATTTATGCATCTCTAGACAGTCAGTGCGTTATTATGTGCACTTGTTGCCTCGGAAAGAGCTAATTGAACTTTGGACTGCCTGTTCGTGGCACTGTTTCACGGACAGATGTGACCTACTACCTTTATATTGGGTCAGCTGTTAATTCAATATCTCTACAACGTCAATCTCCCGTTCATTCCTGGTTATACGAATAGGGAATAGTTGACTTTATACATGTTGACGACCTTTTACCTTATAAAACCTTTTACCTTCTGTCGCAATCATGATCGAAGtgattcgtgtgtgtgtgtgtgtgtgtgtgtgtgtgtgtgtgtgtgtgtgtgtgtgtgtgtgtgtgtgtgtgtgtgagagagagagagagagagagagagagagagagagagagagagagagagagagagaggagagagagagagagcgagagagagagagagagagagagagagagagagagaggagagaggagagagagagagagagagagatgagagagagatgagagagatgagagagagagagagagagagagagagagagagagagagaggagagagagagagagagtgtgctcACCAGCTATGAACAGTCAAATTTACATGCAGgttagcatagaaaaaatagTGCAAACTTGGTTTTTGGACTGTTGTTGGACATTTAAGCCTGCTTTGAAGTGGATATATTCTTTCTGTTAAATATACATTGTACACAATATACAAAAACATTTTCAGAATGTGATCACCTATTAAAGGAAAAACAACCAAAATGCGATTTGAATTCATTGACATGTTCCATCTTCCAGAGTGCCTTGAGTTGCCGTCGACAATCGTCGTAGACTACCGTGTCATGTCCGGTCAAGCCACAAAGATGGATCACATCGTGCCGGATCTCCCGCGAGGACCAATGGACGTTTACAGGCAGAGGGCCTCTTTCAACTGGAAGGAGATGGTGCTATTCCTGGAAGGAGAAGATCTTCTGGAGTTCAAGGTAGCCATGGAAATAATCGCCCACCACTGGGACattcaaacataaaaaaaaaaaaaaacatatgcgTAGTAAAAAAAGAGCATTACTGCATGATGCTGATCTTTAGTTTACATGTGATGTTCGTCAGAGGACATGCCCATTTCATTGTTGGTGATGCTTATAGCTTCTCTGCCCTTAAAAGGATAACAATAAAAGTTCATATAAATACAGAAAGTGGCTTCTAGTCTTAAGTTGGACAATGGATGTCAGTAGTTGTACTGTAACTGCAGAAAATGACAAGGGTTCAGATTATCAATAAACCTAAAGGCAGACCATACGTTGAGCAATGCCAGTATTGGCCGTGGAATTCTGTGCAGGTTTGGGATTCTTCCGGCTTCTGTGCGTTGACATGTCGCTGTTTGTCTGCAGCGGTTGATATTCACAACGCTGGAGAATGACCCCGTTTTTGCGCGGCAAGCCGGGGAGGACCTCTCTGtggagaagaaaagagaactCACCTTCCTGAGGTAAACACACCGCCGCGCCTCTTATGTGTACAATCTACTCGATGTATCGAGAATTTTAGTTTGTGTGCCGCCGCGTGATCGCTCGCAGTGTGAACGCAGCTGAAGTGCATGTTTACACTGCACTTACATCACATTGTATGCACTGGTACACTTGTTTTTTACTGGATGTTAAATGCACACAAagtaaataaacacatttgtatATGTGCAATGCATACATctgttgataaaaaaaaatgaatatcaAGTCAATATCCATTTACTTATGATTCATACTGTTTGTCTTGTTTGCTGTTAGGTTTGTCTTTAGCATTTAATCGGGCATCCATTTTTTATTTCCTTAGCActactttgtatttttattgcatTGTATTATAACCTGTGTCTTCCACTGCTGTTGGGCTGTAACAAAggagggattaataaagttgtatccatctacctatctatccatccatccatccatccacccatctacATAGTTAATCCTACTTGTTGTCTATGCATTGGTAATAATGTGAACTGGACCTTTTCACAGGGTAAAACAGCTCTTCCGTTACAACTTTTTGGACGAGGAGAAAATGATGCAGAACCCGTATATGATCAGTGCGTTCTCCGACTGCCTGAACATGTACGACCCTGCCGTACACCTGAAGTATACCCTGAGCACTGAGGTGAGAATTTAAGAGACAAGGAGTGTGTTCTACTTACACTCAATTCTCAATTTGATTCGTCAGCATTTACCCTTTTCTAAAGGAAAACTTTGTTTACACACTACATCCCTTTTTCGTCGAAAATCAGACGTTTCATGAATTGGTTTTTTCATTTAACTTATCGTACACGGCCAAAACTCGTGAATAGTCTTTGGGTCAATGGTGGATTGCATTTGGCGTAATGTGACTCAGGCAGGCCGATGTCTCTATTATCATGTAACCTCAATGTGATGGCATTCCCTTTGTTCTTGTGCTTCTCCTCTAGATGTTTGGGGGTACAGTTTCCAATGCCGGGTCATCGAGGCACAAGAACTATACAGAGGGCAGCAGAGCCATGACGGTAAGCTTTCTCTTTATAATGCCCTCTTGCCCATTGTGAAAAATGACTTTGCTTGTTCTATCTGAGAATGAACCATAAGTTAAGGTTTCTTGATCAATTGGTGACGGCATTTCCAATAGAGGTCGCTCGCCCTCCCTCCGTCTTTCTTTGAGCCGAATACGAAAGCTTTGCCGAGTAGTTCATCAGGATTCCTAAGTAAATATCATCTGTTATCTAGCAAGTCCTTCAGGTCCCATCTGCGCATCAATGTCGATGTTTCGTAATGTATTTTTCTCTCTTAATTGTTCTCTCTAATCGCTTGTGTATTCCCTTAACCTTCTTTATGGCCTTATTACGTTTTATAATTGATTGTGTCTCTTAATAAAGTTATTTTGACTATtcattagtgctgtcagttaaacgcgttattaacggcgttaacgcaaaccaattttaacggtttgcgttcattttattttattttttttttgtctcaaaacaaagaagcagtagcctgactgctatgttcaaggcagtatgtttgtatattcatcgtttaattgcactataggcttttgttttgtatcttcctgttttgatcagtatatgccaatgttgttatcaataaaaaaacatttgcacaaggcaagccgatgcacttctccatgttgataagagcattcaaCTGAGAAAAcataatgggacaaagaaatcaagggatatttagcatagaaaaaacatttgcgattaatcgcgattaatcgtaagttaactatgacattaatgtgattaatcgcgattaaatattttaatcgcttgacagcactactaTTTATTACAGTTTTATTAATTGTAATcaaagggccctatcttgcatccggcgcaattgacttgcTACACTGACGcgtgtgtcgttgctagtttgcaactggcgcagggCGTTCTCTTCCCGCCACGCgtctgtaaattagggaatgatcttgcggcccaaggggcggtttggcgaaaggaggaggcgtgttctggcgcaaacgttccctggtgctattttgcagtttcagaaaacaattccgccacaGACCAGGAAATACTTTAAAGTCGGTGgcacgttgttcagatgctattttaagggcgcatgcataaggTTGCTTGTGCACCATGCGCATACattttgcttctctcatctacctagccacacattcttggtaaattatttgggaaagaacagctgatacagcggtaataagttgtaatTTTAactcaatgcatctgcaaacaccgtacagcaaacacatattttcttgacacagacatcgtgtacgagcccataacttttaggattgacgAGTATTtcatcgtgagaaaacattgtttgaccgtgagtgagtgttaaaaagaatgaatgaaagcGGGCGCGCATATGTGCGTCCAtcagtttaaacacacacaaactaaacacgtaacgcataatacagtccatggtaaTGTATATTAacagggggacacatgcatattaggaacacaattcgataacgataatgcatacaatactggtaagaaacgatgtttgtgaatgtgttgcGTGTATCATttaatagaaccacagttaccgcatatcatatgtgtgttaagttttctttgccaacatttatttgaggactcaatgtttctgaagttgtggaagaacaCGCTATTTCATTTGTGAAtcaggccatattatttggccataaactgagccatttgaagtttgaaattcatgtggtcatgcatctgtctcatcggagactgcaaacgcgctgtcaaaatatgaactcgaaatgcgctcatggctcttaaaggggatgggagatggcactcccTTTGGTCTATTGCACGTTacacccaaaccacacctaagCGTAAtaaggctacttcagaccaaccctttttagatttgtgccgggtgcaagagtcatttatgcgcaggtaaaatagcaacatcgccatagaaccgcccacgaAGCTATTGCCcatggcgcttctcacttgcatttcggaccgttaaaatagggcccaaagtGTTCTATATTGCCTTTATGTTTCAAGCAAACAATTTCTTCATTCCTTGTTTTTGAGATCATTTGAAGTAATTTCCACACTGGTTTCCTCACAGATGTTTGGGTGCTTTGCGTTGACGGAGCTGAGTCATGGCAGTAACACCAGGGCCATGAGGACCACAGCCACCTATGACCCCAGCACACAGGTGAGACAGCTAGCATACAGGTGAGACCGCTAGTGCACTGGTTAGCCAGCTAGCACAAAGGTGAGCCAGCTAATGCACGGGTGAGCCAGCTAGCAACAAAGGTGAGCCAGCTATCACACAGGTCAGCCAGCTATCACACAGGTGAGCCAGCTATCACACAGGTCAGCCAGCTAGCACAAAAGTGAGCCAGCTATCACCCAGGTCAGCCAGCTATCACACAGGTGAGCCAGCTATCACACAGGTCAGCCCGCTAGCACAAAGGTGAGCCGGCCAGCCGCATCAAGTTGGCTATGGCCCAAGTCCAAAAGATATCTGGAAGAATGTACTGTGCGTGTGGAATGTATAGTCTGCAGCAAAATCGCATACCTTATAAAAACACCGACTATCTTCTTTGCAGGAGTTTGTGATCAACTCTCCCGACTTTGAGGCGGCCAAGTTCTGGGTGGGCAACCTTGGGAAAACGGCCACTCACACCATCGTGTACGCCCAGCTCATCACACCGGACGGAGTCTGCCATGGCCTTCATTCCTTTGTGGTCCAGGTAGCCTTGCTGTTGCTTGTCTGTTTTGTATTGTTGACTAACTCACAGTATATTCCAGCCGTGATCGGGTTGAGCTGCGGGATGAAAAAGGTGACCGGGGTTCACCGAAAGAAAGGGGAAGACCAAACGTGGCATTAAAGGGCAATTAAATAGAttgattatattattttgtgtcCTTTAGTTGTATAGCATATTAACAACAATGTTTGTTAAAGGGGGTCGGATAAGAAGGGAAAACGCATCTGATTGCACGTCTCGGTTTCTCTCACAGATCAGAGATCAGAAAACATTGCTTCCTGTTCCCGGAGTCCTAGTGGGCGACATCGGATTGAAACTGGGTCAGAACGGGCTGGATAACGGGTAAGGGTCccgggagcggggggggggggggggggggggggtggaggagggaagtGCTACAGTTTGATAATTGAGAGGGATTTGTGACCATCTGTCTGTTGAATAGCGTGAGCACACACACTAGTTCACATTTTTATTCACAGtttaacaaacacacccaaGGCTTACCTATCAACTCGGACGTCAGTTTTTTTGGTTGATGGAAGTTCTTTCTGATAAAGATTGACATAATTTGGATAAAGTGGACTTCCTGGGATTGCGGGCatgatgcctgtgtgtgtgtgtgtgtgtgtgtgtgtgtgtgtgtgtgtgtgtgtgtgtgtgtgtgtgtgtgtgtgtgtgtgtgtgtgtgtgtgtgtgtgtgtgtgtgtgtgtgtgtgtgtgtgtgtgtgttggcgttcTGGTCAATCTTACTGGGTGTGGATATATTTATGTCCTTATCTGACTTGGAAGACATTAGCCATCAAGGTATTTGCCACCAGAGACGCATCCTCAAACCTTAAATTAAGTGGGACCAATTCAAGTTAGCATTGCTATGAGTGTGTGAATACATGAGATGCATGCAATCCTAATTGTCTGTCTGGGCAA
This is a stretch of genomic DNA from Gadus chalcogrammus isolate NIFS_2021 chromosome 17, NIFS_Gcha_1.0, whole genome shotgun sequence. It encodes these proteins:
- the LOC130370089 gene encoding sentrin-specific protease 5-like isoform X2, yielding MRDGGGSLAQNRWQGDLGLTAVGQEDTGGGGIPGDHLLDPASGHSVPSPMQLKLGQKEKVWKGEYVEEDEEDGIETIGDEEAENHFEEAENNFEEEEEEEEEFEGEIWDEEEEDEEDDGESEQEWEGAQFPSQSNQPLHPQPPPHHHHHHQQQQQHPQHPHPHPHQQQQQQQQLLPYGGGLPSVESLDVPVAGYRGDAEDDSPRPRPVVRGSRFSGFRALRRLRQLRGLQGAASAGGGGAGGGRFRLAQHWRSWRQRALWAGVVKHRRARRWQRYTFYGQPKRDTRHRGSPSSGDGEEEEEEEEERFSESETDERLNGCVVSGRRDGSMEAAAARREAEISFAARDKPVELALTEEHMSCVTGILEESLQQYGSLIPIHVDDVVEKLQEIFGESFSQPHRKVVVQHLIQSFQRSSGTALVRTFRVNYKRHVLTMDDLSTLYGQNWLNDQVMNMYGDLVMDSVPEKVHFFNSFFYDKLRTKGYDGVKRWTKNVDIFQKDLLLIPIHLEVHWSLVCVDIPRRAITYFDSQRTLNRRCPKHIFKYLQAEAIKKQRQDFLTGWNGFFKMNVGRQNNDSDCGAFVLQYCKCLALGLPFSFGQQDMPRLRRQMYKELCHCKLTL
- the LOC130370089 gene encoding sentrin-specific protease 5-like isoform X1; the encoded protein is MRDGGGSLAQNRWQGDLGLTAVGQEDTGGGGIPGDHLLDPASGHSVPSPMQLKLGQKEKVWKGEYVEEDEEDGIETIGDEEAENHFEEAENNFEEEEEEEEEFEGEIWDEEEEDEEDDGESEQEWEGAQFPSQSNQPLHPQPPPHHHHHHQQQQQHPQHPHPHPHQQQQQQQQLLPYGGGLPSVESLDVPVAGYRGDAEDDSPRPRPVVRGSRFSGFRALRRLRQLRGLQGAASAGGGGAGGGRFRLAQHWRSWRQRALWAGVVKHRRARRWQRYTFYGQPKRDTRHRGSPSSGDGEEEEEEEEERFSESETDERLNGCVVSGRRDGSMEAAAARREAEISFAARDKPVELALTEEHMSCVTGILEESLQQYGSLIPIHVDDVVEKLQEIFGESFSQPHRKVVVQHLIQSFQRSSGTALVRTFRVNYKRHVLTMDDLSTLYGQNWLNDQVMNMYGDLVMDSVPEKVNVHFFNSFFYDKLRTKGYDGVKRWTKNVDIFQKDLLLIPIHLEVHWSLVCVDIPRRAITYFDSQRTLNRRCPKHIFKYLQAEAIKKQRQDFLTGWNGFFKMNVGRQNNDSDCGAFVLQYCKCLALGLPFSFGQQDMPRLRRQMYKELCHCKLTL